In Kaistella sp. 97-N-M2, the sequence TCTACCGATGATTTTTCTTCGGATTTTTTTTCAGGCTCCTGCTTAATCAGAGCATCGGGAGTATTGCTGGCGAACAGCATAGGTTTCCAGGACAGATTTTTCGCCGGCGCGTTGTCCGTAGCGTTCTCCGTTACGATTTCGGGTTTTTCTTCGGCTTTAGAAACTTCGGAAGCGTCGGTCATTTCCGTTTCTTCCGTATTTTCTTTTGAGTTTTTTGCAACTTTTATTTCCGGCGTGGCGGGTTCGAAACTTTGGGTATCAGAGAAATTCAGCTCGCGGTTTTCTACTTTTTCGGGCTCCTGTATTTTTTCTTTCTTTGAAGCTTTTACTTTGGCTTCCACGGCTGCGATGAGGCGCTGCATTTCCTCTTCCTGCCTGCTTAGCTGTGGTTTTGGCGGTTCGTAATTTTCTTCTTTATTCTCGCCGTGCGTAATTTTAACTTCCGGCAGAAAGTCGGAAAGGCCGTGAAAACTTATTTTGGAGGAATCGACGATGGGCTCTTCTTCGTTAATTTCGTTCTCATCGACAATCGTTTCCGCACTAAAATCTTCAGCGTTCTCGATTTTTTTTAATTCTTTATTTTCGGGAGTTTCAACGGAAACTTCGGGCAGAAATTCCTCCACTTCGTGGAAACTTTTCTGCGACGGATCTTCTATCGTGCCTTTTTCAGCTCCAATTTCGCTTTCACTGATGATGCTTTCTTTCGAAAAGGTTTCAGCCTCTTCAACTTCTCTAAATTCCGTTTTTTCCTCAGATATCGAAGGTTTTACTTCAACTTTCTTGTTCGCTCCCATACTCTGAGTAACGATCGTGCCGGATTCCAGCGTCGATTCCAGATCGATAGGCTCGGTTTCTCTTTCTAAAAAATCTTCTTCGCCTTCAAATAAAATCCTGTTCAAAACGCCGTCTAAAAATACCGGTTTAGCCGTGGGCGCAGGGGAAAAGGTAATCTCCTCGTTGAAAGGAGTCTTTTCAGATTCAACCTTAGCTTCAGTGGTTTTATCTATTTCCGGATTTCTCACTTTTTCTTCAGTAGAAATGGTGTCCTTCTTCGTATTGATGAGTTGATACAGAATTTTCTTATCGGTAGTGTACGCCGCAGCAACGGACAATTCTTTGCGGTAATTCTCCGGCTGAAGACGATGGGTTCCAAACAAATGCAAGGCTCTTAAAGCCTGCAAATAGGGGTGTTTTTTTACCTCAGCATTCAGAAGATCTAAATCCTGCGTCTGTATGAGTTGTGGGTCTTTTACTAAGGCTAAAATTCGTGCGTTCATTTTACCAGTTGGCTACAATATCGTTAAAAATTTTATTGATGATTCTTTCGTTCACCAGTTTTACCTGCGTCGCTTCGATGGCATTAATGTCTAAATCGCTGCTGAAAACGGCCTCATCAGAATAAGTTCTGTCAAAACTTTTGTCTGGTTCCACCCGGTTTTCGTAATGAACTTTTACCGTGATCGTCAATTTATTCTGGGCAGCCTGAATGTTGCCACCCGGCGCGTTCACCGTGGAAGAAATGGTGGTGGGCGAAATGATATAATCCGTGATTTCGCCTTCAATTAAAATATCCGGAACTTCTGTGGAACCTTTCAATGTGGTGCGCTGCAAAAATCTGTTTTGGATATCCGTGGAAAACTGCTGCGCCAGATTAGGATTCATCAAAGCAGAATTATTAGGGAAATCCCGGATCTGAATCGTCTTCGTTTCCGGACTTAAAGAAGAACCCGTAAAACTGTAGCAGGACTGAAGAAGAAAGGAAAAAAGCGCAGCGAGAACGAGCGCCAATAAGCGAATTCTCGGGGGTTGCAATTGAAAATTGAATACCTGAAATCTCTTCATTAGTCTTCTAAATTATATTGTTTTATTTTTCGGTACAAAGTTCTTTGGGAAATTCCCAGTTCGTCGGCAGCTTTGTTTCTTCTGCCTTTGTGTTTTTCTAAAGCTTTTACAATGAGTTCTCTCTCATTGTTTTGCAGCGAAAGCGAATCCGGTTTGGTCTCTTCAATTTCTATATCTTCAACATCCTGATATTCTTCATTTGAGGTGGAAATGCTGGAAGAATTTTGTCCGGAATTTTCAAAATAAAGCAGCGAATTGGCTTTCTGATTTTGAGATTCGGGCGTGAAAACGCGGTTAATGAGATTTTTTTCCTGATTGCTTAAATCACCGCTTTCCCGGTTTTTGATGAGTTCCGAAGTTAAGGATTTTAAATCGTTCAGGTCATTTCGCATATCGAAAAGGATCTTGTACATAATCTCTCTTTCGGAGTGGAATTCGTTGGAAGAAACCGCATTTCCTTTTTGCACAACGGCCGGAAGCTGTGTTTGCATAGGAATATATTCTGCTAATTTTACGGAATTTATGGTTCTTTCCTGCTCCACAACAGTCATCTGCTCCACGAGATTTCGCAATTGTCGAATGTTTCCCGGGAACGGATAATTTTCCAGATAATTCACAGCATCGGTCGTCAAAACCAGTTCGGGCATTCTGTATTTTTCCGCAAAATCGATGGCAAATTTGCGGAAAAGCAAATGGACATCTCCTTTTCTTTCGCGCAAAGCCGGCATATCGATTTGTACGGTGTTCAAGCGGTAATATAAATCTTCGCGAAAGCGGCCGTTATTAATGGCGTTCAGCATATTTACATTGGTGGCGGCCACAATGCGCACCTCGGTTTTTTGAATTTGCGAAGAACCCACTTTCATAAATTCGCCGCTTTCTAAAACACGTAGCAGACGAACCTGCGTCTGCAAAGGCAATTCGCCCACTTCATCTAAAAAGATGGTTCCGCCATCGGCCACCTCAAAATAGCCTTTTCGCGTAGAAGTTGCGCCGGTGAAGGCTCCTTTTTCGTGGCCAAAAAGTTCGGAATCAATGGTCCCTTCGGGAATTGCACCACAGTTAACAACAATATAAGGTTGGTGTTTTCGGCGGGATTCGCCATGAATAATCTTCGGGATGAATTCTTTTCCGACGCCGCTTTCGCCCATCACCAGGACGGAAATGTCCGTAGGTGCTACCTGAATAGCTTTTTGTAGGGCACGGTTGAGCGCGGGATAATTCCCGATAATGCCAAAACGTGTTTTTATAGATTGTAAGTCTGTCATTTTAATGATTTAAAGATTACTAATTAAATATTTACAGCTCCAGAATCTGGACTCTATAAATTTTGTTGAAATGATGAGTATAAACGTCTTTCATGTTTTTACCTGCATCATACCTTTGTAAAGCGATCTTTTTTAAATCTAAATAATCTTTGTTTCTAATTTTTGCAATTTTACTTTTGTAATATATATTTTCTGCAAAATCGTTGTACTTGCTCTGTCTTTCGAAATTTTCTAAAGCCTGATCATATTTTCTAACGTCGAAATAAGTTGCCCCAAGGTGGTAATAATCGTAAAGGCCTACGTTGTAGTCCTTTGTTGAAAGCTGTTTCTCAATAATTGAAATTGCCCTTTCCTTCTGTCCTAAACCGGAGTAACAAATTGCTTTCACAATTTCTAAATTATAATCACCATTTTGGGAAAAATATCCGTTAAGATTTAAACCTAATTTTTCCAATTCGTCAAAATCTGCAAGAGCACCATTATAGTCTCTTAGAAATTGAAATTTACACCACGCCCGGTAAGGTAAATGCATTTTCGGGTCCATATCAACAGCTTTGTCGATAAGGCTTTTCCAGGTAATGAAATCTCCTCTCTTTAAATAAGGAACGGATTTCTCCATATACGCATTGGAGAAAGTGGAACATAAAGCAATTGCTTTATCAAAACTTTCCTGCGAGGAACGCGATCCTTGAGAAACTGTAGCTTTATTATAAATCTCACAGGCTTTTCTGCAATTTTCTCCTTCAACGCTGTTACAATTGACCTGTGCCTGCATATTGCTGACAATAACCAGTATAAAGAAGCTAAGGAAGTATTTCGGAAACTTTTCCATTCTCAATTTTAAAGGTTAAATATTGATAGTAATTTAATTTTACTCCTAAATATTCTTTCGGGATCCACCCGTCTAAGTTTTTAGTAAAATCTAAAAGCTGATCGCGCAGTTTTTTATTAAAAGCAATTTCCTCATAGTTTGTATTCATCTGCTGAACGCGAAATAATCCAGTCTTGCCGTCGCAGTTCACCACAAAACGTATGGTAATGTAGCCATTTGCGGTTTGATCACTTTGGAAGTGTAAACCTGCTAACTTCCTTTGGATTTCAATTTTCTCGCCTTTGTAATTAAAACTGTTTGCATCGTTATAATATTGAAAAGTCAGTTTTTCGTTGACGCATCGTTCAAATTCATCGTCAATCTTCTTGTCAAAAGAAATATCACCAACCTGAGCGGGATATTTTGAGACTGCGTTTTCAGCTTGGCAACTGAGGACGAGAGGACTTAACAAAATGAAAACTAAAAGATTTTTCATGAATCACTAAATTCTAAGCTACGGTTGTCCCTAAAAGTGTTCCCTGCGTATTGTCGTACACAAAAACAGTCACAATGTCTCCTAATTTCTGGCCTTCCAGTTTTTCGAAAACGCAAACCGCGTTCTGCGAATTTCTTCCTTTCCACTGACTTTCATTCTTTCTGGATGTTCCTTCGATAAGAACTTCGTGGTTTCTGCCCACGTAACCCTGCATTCTTTTTCGCGAAAGTTCGCCCTGTAAAGCGATAACCTCCGCCAGCCTTCTTTGTTTGATGTCTGCCGGAATATCATCTTCCATTTTTTTATGAGCCGGTGTTCCGGGTCTTTCGGAATAGGAAAACATATAACCGTAATCGTATTCCACTTCGCGCATCAACGACATCGTCAATTGGTGATCTTCTTCGGTTTCCGTACAAAATCCAATGATCATATCCTGCGAAAATGAAATTTCGGGCACAATTTCTTTTCCTTTTCTAATAAGGTCCAGATATTCCTGTCTTGTATGCTGACGGTTCATCAGTTGAAGAATTCTGTCGCTGCCACTTTGAACGGGAAGGTGTACATACTTGCAGATATTATCGTGTTTTGCGATCATTCGGAAAACTTCTTCCGTCATTTCGTGCGGATTACTGGTGGAAAACCGGATGCGCATTTTGGGAACTGCAGTCGCAACCATATCAAGCAATTGCGAAAATTTAACGGCTGTTAATTGCTGCATTTCCGTAGCATTTTTAAAATCTTTTTTCGGGCCACCGCCGTACCATAGATAGGAATCAACGTTTTGGCCGAGGAGGGTAATTTCTTTATACCCACCATCCCATAAATTTTTGCATTCTTCGATAATTGAGTGCGGATCGCGGCTTCTTTCGCGTCCTCGCGTAAACGGAACTACGCAAAACGTGCACATATTATCGCAGCCGCGTGTAATGGTTACAAAAGCCGTAACGCCATTGCCGCCCAGACGCACCGGATTGATGTCGGCATAGGTTTCTTCTTTAGACAGAATAACGTTAATGGCATCTCTGCCGTCATCGGTTTCTTTTAATAAATTAGGCAAATCCCGGTAAGCATCGGGGCCCACTACCAAATCGACCAGTTGTTCTTCCTCCAGGAATTTGGTTTTTAAACGTTCGGCCATACAGCCCAAAACGCCCACCGTTAAAGTCGGTTTTTCTTTCTTTAAATTTTTGAACTGAGACAGCCGCATTCTCACGGTCTGTTCCGCTTTTTCGCGAATAGAACACGTGTTTAGCAAAATTAAATCGGCCTCTTCAACATTGGCGGTAGTATTGTAACCCTGCTCGTTAAGAATAGAAGCAACGATTTCCGAATCGGAAAAGTTCATCTGACACCCGTAACTTTCCAAAAAAAGTTTTTTAGAATTGTCGGGTCTTTCTGCAACGGCGAATGCTTCGCCCTGTTTGGTTTCGTCTATATATTTTTCTTGCACGGACTTCGGTTTTAGGATTCAAATTTAAGAAATGATCTCTTCAATTTTGAAAGTTCAGGTGCAAAGATACAAATTTTTGATGCCAGAATGGCAGATTTTGGCGGTGGAAATGCAAGCGGCGGTCTGCACCTTCCATCTGCTGAAAACATTGCAGCTTGTTGAACAGATGCTCCCTTCAAAGAAAAAATCAGCGCTTTTCGGGAAGATTAATTTTGAAGGTGAAACTATTCGGGATCCGTTAAGGCCGACAAATGATATTTATACCGATAATCTACAGGATTTCCGTTGATGGTCGCGGGTTTCCATTTTTTTCTCATGTCTTTGAATGCAAAATAGATCATGCGGTCAAACTCTTCTATACCGGTTTTTTTCGTCAGCACTATATCTTTCATTTTTCCCTCTTTGGAAATAATGAATTCTGCCTCCACCGTAAAAACATCATTCCACGCAAACCTTTTTAAATTGAAATTGGCGATGAGCTGTTTTCTAAAAGCCTCCATGTGATTGATTTCGAGATAATCGTATTTTGGATAGGTTATTACAGGCGAATAATCTGCTTTGTCCTGAAAATAATCG encodes:
- a CDS encoding tetratricopeptide repeat protein, with the protein product MNARILALVKDPQLIQTQDLDLLNAEVKKHPYLQALRALHLFGTHRLQPENYRKELSVAAAYTTDKKILYQLINTKKDTISTEEKVRNPEIDKTTEAKVESEKTPFNEEITFSPAPTAKPVFLDGVLNRILFEGEEDFLERETEPIDLESTLESGTIVTQSMGANKKVEVKPSISEEKTEFREVEEAETFSKESIISESEIGAEKGTIEDPSQKSFHEVEEFLPEVSVETPENKELKKIENAEDFSAETIVDENEINEEEPIVDSSKISFHGLSDFLPEVKITHGENKEENYEPPKPQLSRQEEEMQRLIAAVEAKVKASKKEKIQEPEKVENRELNFSDTQSFEPATPEIKVAKNSKENTEETEMTDASEVSKAEEKPEIVTENATDNAPAKNLSWKPMLFASNTPDALIKQEPEKKSEEKSSVDKAASKPEVISSPETEKDERPVFNASFFTQNVSAIQSKKEEKPAEEILETPIEEVETQDSNVTNFINTWQNWLKIERIQPVIEEKPPVSTVKVKNDVIEKFIEKEPRISKLKEESDFVVKERGSNISHLMTETLANLYVEQKLYAKAIKAYETLITKHPKKENMFRDKIQEIKELRKNP
- the lptE gene encoding LPS assembly lipoprotein LptE translates to MKRFQVFNFQLQPPRIRLLALVLAALFSFLLQSCYSFTGSSLSPETKTIQIRDFPNNSALMNPNLAQQFSTDIQNRFLQRTTLKGSTEVPDILIEGEITDYIISPTTISSTVNAPGGNIQAAQNKLTITVKVHYENRVEPDKSFDRTYSDEAVFSSDLDINAIEATQVKLVNERIINKIFNDIVANW
- a CDS encoding sigma-54-dependent Fis family transcriptional regulator, with the translated sequence MTDLQSIKTRFGIIGNYPALNRALQKAIQVAPTDISVLVMGESGVGKEFIPKIIHGESRRKHQPYIVVNCGAIPEGTIDSELFGHEKGAFTGATSTRKGYFEVADGGTIFLDEVGELPLQTQVRLLRVLESGEFMKVGSSQIQKTEVRIVAATNVNMLNAINNGRFREDLYYRLNTVQIDMPALRERKGDVHLLFRKFAIDFAEKYRMPELVLTTDAVNYLENYPFPGNIRQLRNLVEQMTVVEQERTINSVKLAEYIPMQTQLPAVVQKGNAVSSNEFHSEREIMYKILFDMRNDLNDLKSLTSELIKNRESGDLSNQEKNLINRVFTPESQNQKANSLLYFENSGQNSSSISTSNEEYQDVEDIEIEETKPDSLSLQNNERELIVKALEKHKGRRNKAADELGISQRTLYRKIKQYNLED
- a CDS encoding tetratricopeptide repeat protein, which gives rise to MEKFPKYFLSFFILVIVSNMQAQVNCNSVEGENCRKACEIYNKATVSQGSRSSQESFDKAIALCSTFSNAYMEKSVPYLKRGDFITWKSLIDKAVDMDPKMHLPYRAWCKFQFLRDYNGALADFDELEKLGLNLNGYFSQNGDYNLEIVKAICYSGLGQKERAISIIEKQLSTKDYNVGLYDYYHLGATYFDVRKYDQALENFERQSKYNDFAENIYYKSKIAKIRNKDYLDLKKIALQRYDAGKNMKDVYTHHFNKIYRVQILEL
- the miaB gene encoding tRNA (N6-isopentenyl adenosine(37)-C2)-methylthiotransferase MiaB, producing MQEKYIDETKQGEAFAVAERPDNSKKLFLESYGCQMNFSDSEIVASILNEQGYNTTANVEEADLILLNTCSIREKAEQTVRMRLSQFKNLKKEKPTLTVGVLGCMAERLKTKFLEEEQLVDLVVGPDAYRDLPNLLKETDDGRDAINVILSKEETYADINPVRLGGNGVTAFVTITRGCDNMCTFCVVPFTRGRERSRDPHSIIEECKNLWDGGYKEITLLGQNVDSYLWYGGGPKKDFKNATEMQQLTAVKFSQLLDMVATAVPKMRIRFSTSNPHEMTEEVFRMIAKHDNICKYVHLPVQSGSDRILQLMNRQHTRQEYLDLIRKGKEIVPEISFSQDMIIGFCTETEEDHQLTMSLMREVEYDYGYMFSYSERPGTPAHKKMEDDIPADIKQRRLAEVIALQGELSRKRMQGYVGRNHEVLIEGTSRKNESQWKGRNSQNAVCVFEKLEGQKLGDIVTVFVYDNTQGTLLGTTVA